The Cuculus canorus isolate bCucCan1 chromosome 10, bCucCan1.pri, whole genome shotgun sequence region GCCCTGGACACAGCCCAGCTGTACCCTGGCACTTCTGCACCCAGCCCAGGGCAGCCGAGCGCGTTTGGATGGCATACACCATCTCTGCGCAGAGGGAAGCACAGGCTTTCCCGGTATCAGGGCAGGAAAGGTGCAAGCTAAATAGCAGTGAACACATAACAGTTGTTGTACACATAATACTGTCAGACAAATGCACAGGTAACAGCCCCGAGCACCTGGGAAGAAGCACGTTTAAGAGATTTCTCTGCCACTACTTGTTTATGAGGCTGCAACTCATCAGAAAATTTAGGACTGGGCATATTTGGTGGGGAAAAGAATCACAATGATACATTGAGTCATAAGCTTTCATATCAATCCCAGCATCCTAACAGTCcagacagaggaaaaagttGGAAATCAGAAGCAGCGTTGTGAAAAATAAGGGCTGGAACCTGTGAGCAGAAGGGACTGAGCCCGTCGACAACATCCTTTGACTTCTAAGTGAGAGAGAACAGTAGCGGAGGAGGGCAAGGGAGGCTGGGCATGAAAGGAGAGTCGAGTGCAGTTTCTAGGATGCCATTCCGAGCAGGAATCCTCCAGCAAACCCTCCAGTCAGGATAACattcttcttcagaaatatgATCACCTAAGCAGGGGAGAGAAGAGCCAAGAGTGTTCAACAGCAGCAGGTCACCTGCCCACCCTCCCCACCAGAAGACATCCCTCAGGCTGGTCTCCTAGGTGAGTGATGCCTGGAGAGAGGACACTGCCTGGGTCTGGAAAAGTATCCCACCTAGCGACCTCCCCTCCCTAACGTCCCCATCCCATGTACAGCTCCTGAACTGATCCAGTCCCAGTGCAGCCCAGATCCTCCAGGAGCTACAGTCTGAGCCTACACGCTCCAGCGTTCTCTCACAACCAGCGCAGCCAGTCTGACAGATGGGGCTGCTGACTATGTGCCAGACCAGGGTAACTAGGCCACTCTGCTGCCAGATCTACTCCACTTCCCTGTCAGATGGAAAAGCTACTTCTCCCCACAACGCCAGCATGTTTCTCCCAACCCTGAGGAATTTGTAGCAACACACGGTGAACCAGTGTCATGCCCAGAAGCCACCTTGGCTGTCACAAATATGCATAGAAAGCTTTGCCGTCTCTCCAGTTTTGCTGTCATGCAAGCATCCCCTCCTTATATTTGCACGATGGAAGCTCATTAAACCCCAGGAGTCAATCCTGTTCTCTGCTGCTCATCCAGCTGAGCACCTGCACACGTCTTGGGAGAGTTTTCTCACCTCATCCACTCTGCTTTTTACTTCTGGAGGCATTTTGTTACCACTGCTGTgaaatttcagctgctgcttggctTTGTTCACGTCCCGTTCCACTAGCTTCCAGTCCACTTTGATGTATCCTGTGTGGTTTGCAATCTAGATTTTTGAGGTGTGAAAAGAAAGTTCCAGGAGTGAAGTCCTGTATGATCATGGTTAAACAGACCTTGTTGCCTACCCACCTGCTCTGACCACAGCTACCTCGAACTTCTCAATCCAGTGGGATGAGAGGATGAGCACACTAAAAGTTGGACAAAGGACCCTGTAGCTGTATCAACTGTCCTGCAACGTTTGCCTGCCACAGTGACGCCCTAACAGCGGGGCACACAGTGCAGTCTGTTTCAGATCCTATTCTCCAACGTAGAGCTCACACCACCACTCCCTCACAACTGCCACACGTACCGTTGGGACTCTCTGCagttctcctgctgctgtgggtggACACAGCTATTAATAGCCTGTTCctctctaaatattttatctggTCAGGATGATTCAGCTGTGAAACTCCCTGCTCCGAGTAAGCTTTTGGCTTTTAGCAGAACAAGCGGAGCCAGAAAAGTGGGGAAAACGTGTCACACATGAGACAGTGCCTGAGAAGCAAACAAGTAAGAGTGAGGCCCAAGAGCTGTTCTGCATCTTGCAGGGTGTACAAGCTAGACGTCCACTCCACATTTGAGCAGGTCCCTGAGTGCCAGGATTCttggaaaacaggagaaatgttGGAAGACAAAGAGAGATCtccatttctctcctcttccccgATGTTTTACAGAGAGCCCCATCTGTGCCAGCCTGACTCCTCAGGGAGCCAGGCAGATGGGAAGCCTGTGAGAGACATGGACAAATGCCCCTGACATCCAGGGCGGGTCGTCCCTGCACACCACCCCTACAGGCACAGGACTACATACAGGAGCCAGTTCTGACCAGAGAgtatgcagcagcagcagcagcgtggTTTGCTGCAGCCAGAGCCTGCCTTCTGCTTCACTCGGGTGCCCCCACAGTAACAGCCCCCACATGCCTTTGGCCCAGCCTCTGTCAGAAGACCCTGCATGCAGAGCATCTTCTGGCAATCCTTAAGTTCACGCACACTGaggctgcttttgctgctgcatcTACGCACCCCAGGGAACACATGCCCTTGACACCTGCAGCCACACAGAGCTGCTAGCAGAGCGGGAAACCAGCCCCACACATCCCAGCCAGCCTTTTGTCCCCACCGGCACAGTTCTTGGAAAGTCTGTCCCACTGTTCATACACacctgaaggaggaaaaagccaCCACCCACTGCTGTTGCTGCCAGCTTTCCAACTTTCTGGAAGATGAATCCAGTACACCTACAAATCAACAAGGATCCAGTCAGGAGGGTGAGATACCAAGCACACACTCCTCAGTGTACTTCCCATGGGCAAGGCTGCCTTTGACTGTAACTACCCATGGCTTGGAGACAGCCTGATGAATGGCAGAAGAAACCCTCGTGCAACCAGAGcgaaaaagaaagcatttgtgCCCAAAGTGATGCTTTATAGCTTTTTACTTCTCACTACTGTATTTCAGCCTTCTGCAGTTTTGATTCTTATGTCTTCAACATCAACCTTCTCCCAGAAGAGTCATCAGAAACACGTGAGTTCACCAAAATTCACAAGTGTGATTTGAACTTTGTTTTAACTGGTATCTATCATCTCTGAAGGGAAATTAAGCAGCacacctgctgctgctccatgaGGAGCAGATCACAAGGCATGTGTCTTTGTTGCCCAAACAATTGCTCACTTTTCATTTCTCAGATGCCAAAACAAGCAGACAGCAGAGGTCTAAAGACATACTGGTCTCCAAACTGAGTTACGCACTCTCAATGTGAAAGACATCACTGCAACCACCAGAACTCAAGCAAGTGCCACCCTGTTGCTCAGTCACGCAGCAAAGGGCGAGCGCATTGTAGCACTGCTTTGATCACAGTTTCCCTATCAATGCTGAAAAACAACAGAGTGACCTGCTCCTACCCATTTCTGAATACACACCCTTAGCGAAGACACAAGAGAGACGTGGACAGTTcatatttttatcagaaaacaGAGATCTGTAATGCACTTTTAAATGGAGATGAAGAGAACATACATAGCAAGAAGCAAATCAGTGTGATTACACCAAGTTTTCAACTCAAATAATGCTGCTGTGGGAATGAAGTTTCAAGCCCCAGAaacccccagccccagcacttGCTACAAGCAACAGGAAACCACAGAAACTATGCCCATCTCTACGCAGATGCCTGACACACAtccacctccagggaagaaggTATCCTTGTACCAAGAGGCTCATATTTGCCTGTTCTACACTCAACACCACCACTTTACGCTAAAAAGTTAAGAGAATTACCTCACCTCAAAAACTAAAGCCTGATGCCATTTTGTTCCCTAGGAGACGCTCTCAGTCCTTCAGCTCCACGTTAAGATCCAGCTTTTGAGGCCTCCCACGGTGCAGCAGAGTACGCCAGGGCACAGTGGGCTGAGCAAGCTGGACATCTGCCTTCCCTGAAAGGCTGCCAGATGACCACTCTGCACCTGTCAGCCTGCTCAAAAATCCCAGCTAATGCCTGCAGGCATCTTGCCTGCCCCAAGCAGTGCCCGCAGCCCCAGCACATCTTACCATCCCGTGACCCCGCCGATCACCAGCTGCGTGGCCACATTGTATTTCTCGGCGCTGGACCCGGAGCTGGGGGCGAAGATCTTGCGCCACCAGGGTCGGTTCTTGGTGTACTCCGCCAGGTCCAGCACGTTGAACGAGTTCTCCTTCGCACCTGCGGGCACCCGGGGAGGCTCAGCGCGGCCTCACAGCCCCCGCCAGCGGCCCAGGGCGCCCCGGGCACGGGACCCCCACGCGGTCACACGGCGAACCCACCCCAGGACCCCGCTCCGTCCCCCGGGAGCCTCAGCCCCCCTCGGGCCAGGGCCCCGCACCATCCCCGAGTGAGGAAAGGGCGTGGGCGGAGAGGCCTGTCCCGGGAGCCGCCCCTAATGATGCCAGACCCCGGAACCGGGCGCCGCGCGTTGCCAATGGAAACGGCACCGCACAGGGCACGTGACCCGCTCTCCACCGGAGTGCGCCGAACCGAGAGGAAAGAAGTAGGAGGttccccccacaccccaccaccgccgccgccgcagccaTCCCGACCCGGCCCACCTCCGACCCGGCCCGACCCGACCCGACCCGACCCGACCCTGCCCGGCCCGGCCCACCTCCGCCCGACCCCGCCAtggcgccgccgccgctgcttAACGTGATCACGCGGCGTTAACGACACAGACACACACCCTCCGCGTCACGTGACCGCGCGGCACTAAAGGACGCTGCCTCGCGTCACGTGGCCACACGGTGGTAAACGACGCGCGCGCCCCCGCGTCACGTGAGTGCACAGGTCGGGCGCGCTTCCGTCGTGGTGACGTGACCACGCGGTGTTGCGCGTGGACGTCGCATCACGTGGCGCCGTCCCTGGCGCATACCTGGTGCTGGGACTGCTGTTGTTTCCCCGGGATCGGCGGTCCCTCCGCTGCCCGAGCCGTGACTCCCCTGAACTCCTGCAGGACAAAAGCTACCTGTGGAGGCGGCTGCCCAGGCAGCGGCACAGCCGGGAAAGCTGGGCTACGGCAGGGAGGGACAGAGGTCCTGCGGGACCCTCCCCGCGGGTTTACGGggaccccccccctccccccccccctctcaCGGGGTCACCGGGAAGCCAGAGCGGGAGCAGGGAGTGTCCACCGCAGAGGTCGGAAGAGCCTGTTGGCAGGCCCGGGGTGTCCCGGGAGCTGCAGTGGCACCACCCGTGTCTCCTGCACTGCTGTGATGCGGGGGACCCCGCTGGATGGAGCAGTGTGTGCCCCCCCGAAGCAAAGCAGGGGCCAGCACTGCCCCGGGGGCCGAGGGGCCGTGTCTCACACACAGCTGGGGGCTGCTCCCCACAGCAGGGTTGGGCTTCGAGACGCGGCTGTCTGAGGTGCCGGGCGCCAGGCAAGGTGCACCCAGCCagatgggtgctgtgggggtgTGGGAAGAGCCGGGTGTCCAGCCCAGTGCCCAGCTTGTGAGCCCCAAGGGCACTGCAGACAGGATGATCCAAGGGGCTTTTCCTTCATAACCACCTGGAGAAGTAGACTGCACTCTGCAAGGGTTTATTGACTCTCTGGCAACAGGGAACCTCCTACATTTGCTCTCCTGGGCAGCTGAAGCTCCATGGTATTGCTCAGGATCAGGCCTCCCCTTTGCCCCCACAATGATTTTCAGAGTCCTAGTTGTCCAGTGGATCACAGGGCAGCTCCTGCCGGTGCAGCGTGGTCACCCTTTGGTAACCCAGTAATCAGATGTAGCTGTTAGCAAGACTGTCAGACAGATCCTACACCGACTACTGAGCAGCCAAGAGCACCAGGTCTCTGCTGGATCTTCACCTCAGCTCtaggcagggctggcagagcagcttccCCTGGAAAAAGATATAAGTGGTGGCTGAAGAGGGGATGGCTGATGGGGAGGGTGGCTGTGGGCAAGTCAGCGCCTGGCGGCAGTGTTTCATCTTGGAAATCCCATCCAATCACCA contains the following coding sequences:
- the FUNDC2 gene encoding FUN14 domain-containing protein 2 yields the protein MAGSGGGAKENSFNVLDLAEYTKNRPWWRKIFAPSSGSSAEKYNVATQLVIGGVTGWCTGFIFQKVGKLAATAVGGGFFLLQIANHTGYIKVDWKLVERDVNKAKQQLKFHSSGNKMPPEVKSRVDEVIIFLKKNVILTGGFAGGFLLGMAS